GGACATCATGGCGGCGACGGCCGCGGCCATGACCAGGCCGCCGATGCCGATCGGCAGGATGTGGGTGGCAACCTCGGCGTAGACCACGTCCTTGCCAAGATTGGCGACGTCGATGTCGGGCAGGGCCACGCGGGCGGCGAGACCGATCAAGGCTCCGGCGACGCCGTAGAGGATGCAGTAGACGCCGGCGGTGGCGCCGCCCCAACGGGCAACGGTGGGAGTCTTGGCGGTGAAGACGCGCTGCCAGATGTCCTGACCGATCAGCAGGCCTAGGGTGTACACCACGAAGTACGTGATGATGGTCTGCGCGCCGATGCCGTCGAGCTGGAAGAAGCTCGCGTCGACGCGGGCGCGGATGCCGTCCAGGCCGCCCGCAGCGTTGAGGACGAACGGGAGCATAAGGAAGAAGATGCCCACGGTCTTGATGATGAACTGCACCTGGTCGGCCAGCGTAATGGACCACATGCCGCCAATGGTGGAGTAGACCAGCACGATGGCGCCGCCGACGGCGATGGCGAGCCACCGCTCCCAGCCGAACAGGACCACGAAGATGGTGGCGTAGGCGCCCGTGGAGGTGGCGCAAAGCATCAGGGTGTAGGCCAGCATGACGATGCCGGAAGTCTGGGTGGCGCGCTCGCCGTAGCGCAGGCTTAGCATCTGGGAGACCGTGTAAATCTTCAGGCGCTGGATGGTGCCGGCAAAGAGCAGGCTCAGCAGGAGCACGCCCGCACCGATGGCGACCACAAGCCACATGCCGGAGATGCCGAACTTGTAGCCCAGGCCCACACCGCCCACCGTTGAGGCGCCGCCCAGCACGACGGCGGCCATGGTTCCGGTGTATAGGAGCGGACCCAGCCTGCGGCCGGCCACCAGGAAGTCACTGTTGTTCTTGGTGCGGGATTTGCCCCACCAGCCGAAGGCCAGCATGGCGGCGAGGTACACCACCACAATGGCGATGTTGACGAAATTTGCGTCCATGAAAGGCTCCTTGGAGCTGATTGGCAGCAGGGCGGAAATTCGCGGAAACGTCAGCGCAATGCCGGAAGTCCGCTGCCATGTTGCGGTTGATGCAGGGGGAGATCCCTGATGTACTCGGGCGGTATTGCCTAATAGGCAACACTTGTTGACTAAAAGGGTATGTTGTGACGGCGGTAACAGTCAAGGAGCGTCGAAACGAGTGGCCCGTTCCCGCGTTACTTCCCGCGTCACAAGGTAGGTATCCGGCTAGGATGGCTCCAGCAATGAGGCCAAGCGGCCGGCTGCGAAAGGTTCGTTAATGAAGGCTCTACCAGTTGAACCGAGCAACATTCCAGTTGCAATCGGTTCGCGCATTCGTGCTGCCCGGCAATCCCAGCGGCTCACCATCGAACAGGTGGCAGACGCCACGGGCCTCAC
This genomic window from Arthrobacter sp. 24S4-2 contains:
- a CDS encoding sodium:solute symporter gives rise to the protein MDANFVNIAIVVVYLAAMLAFGWWGKSRTKNNSDFLVAGRRLGPLLYTGTMAAVVLGGASTVGGVGLGYKFGISGMWLVVAIGAGVLLLSLLFAGTIQRLKIYTVSQMLSLRYGERATQTSGIVMLAYTLMLCATSTGAYATIFVVLFGWERWLAIAVGGAIVLVYSTIGGMWSITLADQVQFIIKTVGIFFLMLPFVLNAAGGLDGIRARVDASFFQLDGIGAQTIITYFVVYTLGLLIGQDIWQRVFTAKTPTVARWGGATAGVYCILYGVAGALIGLAARVALPDIDVANLGKDVVYAEVATHILPIGIGGLVMAAAVAAMMSTASGALIAAATVARADVVPFVASWFGRTVNTDDSENPEHDVKANRYWVLGLGVVAVLISMAAQDVVVALTIAYDILVGGLLVAILGGLAWKRGTGIAAAWCMAVGSVLTLALLIAFATGIIPSEDGIYANDPIYWGLGASLAVYVVVSLLTPPTDPKVREAWDKRIAGAVSEELPVESHPVASHAAH